The nucleotide sequence TGCTCTACGACAAAAATTCAGAATCGTTAGTCGTCGCAGACTTCGGCATTGCCCACTTTGCGGCAGACGCAATGAAGACCAAGGTCAACACTCAAAAGGGAGCGTGGGTAGCAAACCGAAACTACGCTGCACGCGAGCAGCGTCAAAAGAACAGAGTGGTAGATCAACACGCGGATATCCGACGAGAATCACGACAAGGGATTCGCCCCGTCGGTTCCGTTCGTCGCGTGCGTCAGCGCCTGCATGATCGCAACGGAATTCGTCCGTCACCTGAGCGAGGGACGCGTCGCGCCCGCCCCGAGATATGCGCTCAACCTGCTCTTGGGCCCGCAGCGCGGAACCGACCTTCCCGAGGCGCGGCACGCGAACTGTTTCTGCGTCGAACGCGCCCGTTTGATCGACAGGACGAGAGCCCGGCGCAAAGCCACGGGCACCTGATTCCTTGTCGGGTCGACCTAAGCGGGCCTCGGTGCGGACCTACTCGCGGCCGGTTCGCGATCCCGCTTCGAGCGCGGCTTCCTTCAGAGGTCTGGAATCTTGATGCCCATCTCCCGCAGCCGGTTCAGAGTGTAGTAGCACTGGCCGCCGCGGCAGACGCATCCGGGCCCGCAGGACGTACCGTCGTCCTTGCCGGCACAAGGATTCAGTTCGGAGGGGCGCGACAAGGGATAGAAGGTCTCCCCATCGATCTCCACGCCCTTGCCGAGGTCGACCGACCCACCGCCGCCGAATTCGCTTTCCGACACCCCGCTCTCCCTTATCTGGACTGGCTGCGAATGGCGGCGGCCGTGGCGTTGCCTGCGACCGCGGCGTCGTGCTGGACGGCGGCCTGAAGGGCGAGTTGCGCGGCACCCGCGGGTCCGGCGGGCTTGGCCAGCGGCCCGAGCGTCACGATCACCTGGCTGGTCTTCGTCCGCGAGCCGGACAGGAACGGTCCGCCCGGATTGACTGACAGGCGGATGAATTTCCAGCTCGGAGTGACGTCGCCACCGACGGAGACGACGAAGGTGAGCGTCTCCTGGAAGGTGCTGAACTGGGGGTACAGGATCGGGCGCGTCCTAGCCTCGTGCCCGCCCGCGATCGACGCCTTGTCGTAGATGAACTCGTCGATCTTCAGGTCACTCGATACGGTGACCCCGTCCTCCAAGGCGCTGCAATCGAGTCCTTGACTGGCATGGCTGGTCAGCATCGCCTCGCGCAGAAGCTCCCTGTTCTCGAGCGTGAAGGTGATAGCCTCGTTCCGCGTGGAATGCGCCGAACCGGACACCCCGCCGCCGGCGGAAAACACGTCGGAGCCGCCGATCGGCGTCGTGTAGAGGATGCCCGGATTGACGTTCGACGTCTCCTCCCAGGTGAGATTGAGAGAAATGCTGGTGCCCCATCCCGCCAGCCAAGGCACATTCCCGGTGTTTACCGCGCGATAGAGGCCCCTGGTGATTTCGCACCTGATGTTGGCAATGATGTTGCTCTCGATCTTGCCCTGGCGCGACATGCCATTGCGCGGATCGATGTCGTTTTGGACCAGCGGGTCCTTCTGCGGGACGTAGAGCCCGCAATCCGACAGGACCGGCAATAAACAAAGTAGGAGCCCTGAATTGCGAAATGAAATCACGGCGTCCCCCATAGACCCGTTACGACCAGAAATTGTCCACCGGATAAACCCTAATCAAAAGTTTTGCGGCTCGTACAGTCCTAACGGAGGTGCCGTCCGGCTCCGGCCACAGGCTTCGCTCCGCGATCTCCGGGCAGACAGCGAAGGCGACCGTCACGGCGGGGGGCGCCGGCGATGGCGCTTCGGCAGGAAGCCGGTTCGAGGGCGAGCCGGCGGCGGGCACGCAAGGATTATGGAAGACAGGAACGAGCGGTGCCGTGACGGCTCGACCGCGAAGGAGCCCGCCGCCGCCAGACTCCCCCCGTATTCGAAATGCGGCGGCTAAACGACTTCCTCCGCAGCGCGACCGCCCGGCGAATCACGGTCGGCCATAGCCCCGCGCTCCATCGCGAACCGTCCTGCTTTTGGCCGTCGGCTGCGTTGGCATACGAGGTCGGAAAACGCCGCCATCGCCCGGGTTCAAGGACTCGGCCCGTCAAGAAAAACTGCTTTCGAAGGATTCGGGCTTTCGCCAGCGGGGTAATGATGGCAACTTGAGCCTGCCGCGGTCCCCGTCAGGGTCTCCACCGCAGTTCTCCACCGTCGAATCCGGTGGCTCTCGGCGCCCCTTGTTTTACTGGGGTTTTCGCACGCTGTGGTTAGTTGGCGGAGAGGGAGAGATTCGCATCCCTGTTAGAGGACGCTGTGTTTATACGGAAACATATCCTGAGTTTTTGAGATAGTTGGCGCATTCCTGTTTGGAGAAGATATCGAGGAGTTCGCCGACCTTGCGCCAGGTTGCCTCGACATCGCGCGTCTCCGCGGTGCGCATCAGGTGTTTGAGCTTGGCGAAGACCTGTTCGATCGGATTGAGGTCGGGGCTGTAGGGCGGCAGGAAGAAACAGATGCGCACCCCTGGCGCGGATGGCGCTGCGGGCCGCCTTGCCCTTGTGGCTGCCGAGGTTGTCGAGAATGACGACCTCGCCCACGGTCAGGGTTGGTGCCAGCACCTTCTCGACATAGAGCGTGAAGAGCTCGCCGTTGATGGGACCGTCGATGACCCAGGGCGCGCCGATCCGGTCGTGACGCAGCGCTGCGATGAAGGTCATGGTCTTCCAGTGGCCGAAAGGAGCAGATGCTTCGAGACGCTGCCCCTTTGTCCCCCAGCCGCGCAGCGGTGTCATGTTGGTCTTGATCCAGGTCTCGTCGATAAAGACGAGGCGCGAGGCGTCAATCCTGCTCTGATGGGCCTTCCAGCGGATCCGTTTACGGGCGACGTCGTGCCGATCCTGCTCGGCCGGCCGAACGGTTTTTTTTGAAGCTCAGCCCCTCGGCGTGCACAAAAGTCCACACGGCCCGCACGTCTGTCTTGATCCCGCGCGCCGCCAGTTCCTGCGTGAGCTTACGCAAGGTA is from Bradyrhizobium sp. ISRA430 and encodes:
- a CDS encoding protein kinase translates to MPKSAGLPVEIGGERADRLLRGILYFLDEDYPQSGVLAQKYVLPTAIRHDISEPAGDKWRISAPIRTWFVGLPEPTKVKVLHAIVLHLLTNSGDLTKKIVSRTLKRHHLTFLQGSFFDTRISEYRTVFHAYQTDTRVGEGGNGTVWKVRRDDYRPFAMKVLTKVDLLSSRRDRFSNELWFCAHSNHPNIVKVLDWGLSTVGGQPFYVMPLLNSSLRKLIDDGIEPDKVPKLFATALAGVEAAHKQNIWHRDLKPENLLYDKNSESLVVADFGIAHFAADAMKTKVNTQKGAWVANRNYAAREQRQKNRVVDQHADIRRESRQGIRPVGSVRRVRQRLHDRNGIRPSPERGTRRARPEICAQPALGPAARNRPSRGAARELFLRRTRPFDRQDESPAQSHGHLIPCRVDLSGPRCGPTRGRFAIPLRARLPSEVWNLDAHLPQPVQSVVALAAAADASGPAGRTVVLAGTRIQFGGARQGIEGLPIDLHALAEVDRPTAAEFAFRHPALPYLDWLRMAAAVALPATAASCWTAA